GATGCACCCAGAATTAAACGTATTACACCAGCAGCAGCACTTGCTACTTTACCTTTACCCCGTCCAGCAGTTACTCACAAATATAAAGAAGGACATTTACTGCTGATTTGCGGTTCGCGACGCTATGCAGGTGGAGCAATTTTAACTGGTTTGGGGGCGCGGGCGAGTGGTGTCGGGATGCTTTCCATTGCCGTACCCGAATCGCTGAAATCTCTTTTGGTATCACACTTGCCAGAAGCGCTAATTGTCGGTTGTCCAGAGACGGAAACTGGAGCGATCGCCCACCTACAATTACCAGAAAACACCGATTTAAGTTCCTTTAATGCGATCGCCTGTGGCCCAGGTTTAACACGAGATGCTACGCCCATTGTGCAAGAGGTAATTAAGAGCGAACGTCCTCTCATTCTCGATGCCGATGGTTTAAATATCTTGGCACAAATGGGAGCGATCGCCACCTTAAAAAAACGCCAAGTAGTAACCGTACTCACACCCCACACTGGCGAATTTGAACGATTATTTCCTGATGTTGCCGATGCCAAACATGACAGAGTGAAAGCAGTACAAGAGGCAGCCGCCCAAAGTGGGGCGATAGTGTTGTTAAAAGGGGCAAGAACTGCGATCGCAAACCCTCAAGGTGCTGTTTGGATTGTTCCTGAAAGCACACCAGCCTTAGCCCGTGGTGGTAGCGGCGACGTGTTAACTGGGCTACTGGGTGGACTGTTAGCGCAAGCAGCAACTAAACAGATTCCCATAGAAGATATTGTTGCAACTGCCACTTGGTGGCATTCCCAAGCAGGCATTTTAGCAGCCCAAGAGCGTACCGAATTAGGTGTAGATGCGTTTACCTTGACACAATATTTGCTAAAAGTTCTAAGTAACGGTTTTTAAGTTTTGTATTAAAAATATTTAGCACATGATTAACAGTTATATTTTTTTCTCGCAGCCCTATACATCAGATATAGCACAAGGTATTTATATTTTAGATCAATATATTCGACAAGATATTTGCGAAGGTTGTATTCAAAGCGAGGTAGATTATGTTTCTACACTTATGGCTTATATAAGATTATTTTTTCGTAGTAAACAGCTTGTTAAACAACTTTATGGTTTTAAAATACAAAGACCAGAGGATGATTCTTATAGCTCTCAAGTTCTAAATAAAAGTTTAGAAAGAAAATTTGGCTGTGATGCACTGATAATATTTCGTTCAGGAGATAAAGTTAAAGTTTGTATGTTTGAGGCTAAATAT
This Nostoc sp. C052 DNA region includes the following protein-coding sequences:
- a CDS encoding NAD(P)H-hydrate dehydratase, producing MKDRQEQISQVVVTAGQMHDVEKRIFAAGMPVVALMEKVAGLIARRIPEILSNTLFLRGSRVGIMVGPGHNGGDALVVARELHFRGYEVWIYSPFSKLKELTSQHLQYAQSLGIPIYQTIEQLPISDLLIDGLFGLGLERKLTDPIASAINQLNELSVPIYSIDLPSGLHTDTGEVLGTAIRATHTFCLGLWKLAFFQDQALEYLGKAELIDFDIPLADVEAVLQDAPRIKRITPAAALATLPLPRPAVTHKYKEGHLLLICGSRRYAGGAILTGLGARASGVGMLSIAVPESLKSLLVSHLPEALIVGCPETETGAIAHLQLPENTDLSSFNAIACGPGLTRDATPIVQEVIKSERPLILDADGLNILAQMGAIATLKKRQVVTVLTPHTGEFERLFPDVADAKHDRVKAVQEAAAQSGAIVLLKGARTAIANPQGAVWIVPESTPALARGGSGDVLTGLLGGLLAQAATKQIPIEDIVATATWWHSQAGILAAQERTELGVDAFTLTQYLLKVLSNGF